A window of Emcibacter sp. SYSU 3D8 genomic DNA:
GCTGAACCATGGACTCTTGGAACAGCAACCACATGATCAGGATCAACAGCGCCGGCAGCACGATCCAGAGCGCGACGAACGCGGCGTGCTGTGACGGCAGGGAATGCAGATGCTGCCCGGAGGTCGTCCGCAGCCGCGAGGCGCGACCCGCACCCAGCAGGAACCCGGACAGGCTGAGTCCGAGGATGGTGAGAAAGGCGATCGTGATCGTAGACATGAGTTGGCCCTGGCACTGCGCGTCGGGGACGCGCCCTGGAAAGAGGCGGAGGACGGCCAGGCGCGACGATCCCGTGCGAGCGCCTGGCCGACCGGCCTTTCGCTATGGTCGTCCGATACTGCTTATTTCGGAGCGGCCATCTTGGTGCCGCCAAGGACGGCCGCCTGAACTTCCTTGAACTTGGCATCAGACAGCGGAACCAGGCCACGCTCGATCAGGTAGCCGTTCTTGCCCATCGCTTCGGCGCTCACATACTCCTTCAGGAAATCCTGCAGACCCGGAATGGCCCTCCGATGCGCATTCTTCACGTAGAAGAAGATAGGACGGGATATGCCATAGCTTCCATCCGCGATGGTGTCCGCTACGGGGGCGACGCCGGCAACTTTCACCGCCTTCAGGTTGTCCTGATTCTCATAGAGGAACGAGTAACCGAAGATGCCAAGGGCGGTCGGATCGGTGTTGAGACGCTGAACGATGAGGTTGTCGTTCTCGCCCGCTTCGACGAAAAGGCCATCCTGACGCATGCGGTCGCAGTTCGCCTTGATGTCCTTTTTTTCCATCTTCTTGTAGAAATCGATCTCCTTGCACCCCTCGCGCATGGCCAGTTCCACGAACGCGTCACGCGTGCCGGAAGTCGGCGGCGGGCCGAACACCTGGATTTTCAGGTCGGGCAGCGACGTATCGATTTCCTTCCAGTTCTTGTAGGGATTGGCGATCAGCTTCCCATCCTTACCGGGCACCTGCGCGGCAAGAGCAAGGAAAATCTGCTTCTTGGTCAGGTCCATGTCCTTGCCCTTGCGCGAAACCGCGATGGACAGGCCGTCATACCCGATAAGCGCCTCGGAAACGTCCGTCACTCCGTTCTTCGCGCACAGCTCGAACTCGGATTTTTTCATGGCGCGCGACGCGCCGGTCACATCCGGATGGTCCGGGCCAACGCCCTGGCAGAATATCTTCATGCCACCGCCGGTGCCGGTCGATTCGACGACGGGCGCGGGCTTGCCCGACTTGTTGGCGAATTCTTCCGCGGCGGCTTGGGAGTAGGGGAAGACGGTC
This region includes:
- a CDS encoding substrate-binding domain-containing protein translates to MNKTLIGLATVAVVSAAASGAAHARDRIQVVGSSTVFPYSQAAAEEFANKSGKPAPVVESTGTGGGMKIFCQGVGPDHPDVTGASRAMKKSEFELCAKNGVTDVSEALIGYDGLSIAVSRKGKDMDLTKKQIFLALAAQVPGKDGKLIANPYKNWKEIDTSLPDLKIQVFGPPPTSGTRDAFVELAMREGCKEIDFYKKMEKKDIKANCDRMRQDGLFVEAGENDNLIVQRLNTDPTALGIFGYSFLYENQDNLKAVKVAGVAPVADTIADGSYGISRPIFFYVKNAHRRAIPGLQDFLKEYVSAEAMGKNGYLIERGLVPLSDAKFKEVQAAVLGGTKMAAPK